Proteins encoded by one window of Salmo trutta chromosome 17, fSalTru1.1, whole genome shotgun sequence:
- the LOC115152422 gene encoding midkine-A: MKMQGVFSMTLVLLVALMVTAEAAHKHGDKKGQKAKEGGKAECAEKRFGKCVPNAGDCGDGFREATCSEHTTKHKCNIPCNWKKAFGADCKYRFTNWGECDTTTGTKSRSGTLKKDLFKLDCEATITVTKPCSSKPKGKGGKGKRTE; the protein is encoded by the exons ATGAA AATGCAAGGTGTGTTCTCAATGACACTTGTGCTGCTTGTGGCCTTGATGGTCACAGCAGAAGCAGCACACAAACATGGTGACAAAAAAG GTCAGAAAGCCAAAGAGGGGGGCAAAGCAGAGTGTGCTGAGAAGCGCTTTGGAAAATGTGTGCCCAATGCTGGTGACTGTGGAGATGGGTTCCGTGAGGCCACCTGCAGTGAGCACACCACCAAACACAAGTGCAATATCCCCTGCAACTGGAAGAAGGCCTTTGGTG CTGACTGCAAGTACAGGTTCACCAATTGGGGCGAGTGTGACACGACCACTGGCACCAAGAGCCGGTCAGGAACCCTGAAGAAAGACCTGTTCAAGTTAGACTGCGAGGCCACCATCACGGTGACCAAGCCATGCTCCTCCAAGCCCAAGGGGAAGGGAGGAAAAG gGAAGAGGACAGAGTGA